From a region of the Calliphora vicina chromosome 4, idCalVici1.1, whole genome shotgun sequence genome:
- the LOC135958719 gene encoding probable GH family 25 lysozyme 3: protein MKTLLLSSDDIQNFRKLIYDPKVANLGTSSTEDASLMALQYYLKHPGNYTSSAPSSAAIPTSQVQVQRSSTQHQQPTYPTAVTTSHSVVTPQQAGVVVVSSSNNSNGVNAQAHAHAHHHLLSQSQTQLKQLQLKQPTIHQHHQHAASFHHPYYQQHTSSTPAHTTTHATHGHSSHSTAHSHSYSHSVPVHALNQNSNFSAASSSTGGGTASSHAPTQQSNTTGSSLSPPGTTASARTTPASGSSSSGASVNSSGGTNGRASAVSGAKKLKTEPVLSQFHQTERLSFANAQVSWTEDHWRRVVFQDERKFNLDGPDGFSYYFHDLRNYERTLSQRPRGNSVYIYLVITAGGPIHLEVTTANLKTETCVETILRERANIVAKLGGNADFFLQDHNWTTNALSHSWTEGSALMD, encoded by the coding sequence atgaaaacaCTACTTCTAAGTTCGGACGATATTCAAAACTTTAGGAAACTTATATACGATCCAAAAGTGGCGAATTTGGGCACCTCCAGCACGGAGGACGCCAGTTTGATGGCGTTACAGTACTATCTCAAGCATCCCGGTAATTACACAAGCTCAGCTCCATCATCAGCGGCAATTCCAACATCACAGGTTCAAGTACAGCGATCATCTACTCAGCATCAACAGCCTACTTATCCGACGGCGGTCACGACAAGCCACAGTGTCGTCACTCCTCAACAAGCAGGAGTTGTTGTTGTCAGCagtagcaacaacagcaacggTGTTAATGCCCAAGCACACGCGCACGCCCACCACCATTTATTATCTCAGTCACAGACACAACTAAAGCAGTTGCAGTTGAAACAGCCAACAATACATCAGCACCATCAACATGCGGCCAGCTTCCATCACCCATACTATCAGCAGCATACATCGTCAACTCCCGCACATACGACAACTCATGCCACTCACGGCCACAGTTCACACAGCACTGCCCACAGCCATAGCTACAGCCACTCAGTGCCCGTGCACGCTCTCAACCAGAACTCAAACTTCTCAGCAGCCAGCAGCAGCACTGGAGGAGGGACAGCATCTAGTCACGCTCCCACTCAGCAGTCCAATACGACTGGTTCCAGCCTATCCCCGCCTGGAACTACAGCTAGCGCCCGCACTACGCCCGCCAGTGGATCCAGCAGCTCAGGCGCATCAGTTAACAGCAGTGGCGGAACCAATGGTCGAGCCAGCGCCGTTAGCGGagcaaagaaattaaaaacagaGCCTGTTTTGTCACAATTTCATCAAACAGAACGCCTGTCATTCGCCAATGCCCAGGTGAGTTGGACTGAGGATCACTGGAGACGTGTTGTCTTCCAGGACGAGAGAAAATTCAACTTGGACGGGCCTGATGGCTTTTCCTATTATTTTCACGATTTGCGCAACTATGAACGGACGCTGTCCCAAAGACCCCGCGGCAACTCTGTGTACATATATCTAGTGATAACGGCTGGTGGCCCCATTCATTTAGAAGTCACGACTGCAAACCTAAAAACAGAAACGTGTGTGGAGACTATTCTAAGGGAACGAGCTAATATTGTAGCCAAATTAGGTGGTAACGCCGACTTTTTCCTCCAAGATCACAATTGGACAACAAACGCATTAAGCCACTCTTGGACAGAGGGCAGTGCGCTTATGGATTAA